A window of the Geoalkalibacter sp. genome harbors these coding sequences:
- a CDS encoding AAA family ATPase, which translates to MDENLNLALFCQLIAAKTPLIFITTDNESRTEALVTRAALQGIKGMPVPLEWDCNEGFAGHPETRDPLTALRWAVAREGHGIYLFKDMSWFWNENPYLQRILKDFAALRRPEVKSLVFLGPRPDIPDSLREHFLILDHALPDREEILAYLEAQRDKDPFLSQLLRGDEALAALTLAGQGLDLADLDRALRLARVTRGNDVGRVVAALHQAKKQILKKSGIMEFVENDVRPEQVGGMGTLKSWMEKRERAYGFEGLKSGRNLPRGVLMMGISGCGKSLFVKAIAARWQLPLVRLDMATVYSQAYGSPETSLRRACKTAEALAPCVLWIDEIEAGITTQGFKAEGGASSRVLGYFLTWMQEKRHPVFVAATANAIEMLPAEILRKGRFDEIFYVALPSLAEREEIFRIHLGKRALDPAGFDCRMLAHSTKGFSGAEIEQAVESASFEALAQERPLSQRDLTEAVSRTVPLSVTMAEQIKKIEAWAFKRAVPASGAPERE; encoded by the coding sequence ATGGACGAAAATCTCAACCTCGCCCTGTTCTGCCAGCTCATCGCCGCCAAGACGCCGCTGATCTTCATCACCACGGACAACGAAAGCCGCACCGAGGCGCTGGTGACACGCGCCGCCCTGCAGGGCATCAAGGGCATGCCGGTGCCCCTGGAGTGGGACTGCAACGAGGGCTTCGCCGGTCATCCGGAAACCCGCGATCCGCTGACCGCCCTGCGCTGGGCGGTGGCGCGCGAGGGCCACGGCATCTATCTGTTCAAGGACATGAGCTGGTTCTGGAACGAGAATCCCTACCTGCAGCGCATTCTCAAGGACTTTGCCGCCCTGCGTCGTCCCGAAGTCAAAAGCCTGGTGTTTCTCGGACCCCGTCCCGATATTCCCGACAGCCTGCGCGAGCATTTCCTGATCCTCGACCACGCCCTGCCCGACCGCGAGGAGATCCTCGCCTACCTCGAGGCGCAACGCGACAAGGATCCCTTTCTTTCCCAACTGCTGCGCGGCGATGAGGCCCTTGCCGCCCTGACCCTGGCAGGGCAGGGGCTGGATCTTGCCGACCTCGATCGCGCCTTGCGCCTGGCACGGGTCACGCGCGGCAACGACGTCGGCCGCGTGGTGGCCGCCCTGCATCAGGCGAAGAAGCAGATCTTGAAGAAAAGCGGCATCATGGAATTTGTCGAAAACGACGTGCGCCCCGAGCAGGTCGGCGGCATGGGCACGCTGAAGAGTTGGATGGAAAAACGCGAACGGGCCTATGGCTTCGAGGGGCTGAAAAGCGGGCGCAACCTGCCCAGGGGGGTGCTGATGATGGGCATCAGCGGCTGCGGCAAGAGCCTGTTCGTCAAAGCCATCGCCGCGCGATGGCAACTGCCCCTGGTGCGCCTGGACATGGCCACGGTCTACTCCCAGGCCTACGGTTCGCCGGAAACCAGCTTGCGCCGCGCCTGCAAGACCGCCGAGGCCCTGGCCCCCTGCGTGCTGTGGATCGATGAGATCGAGGCGGGCATCACCACCCAGGGCTTCAAGGCCGAAGGGGGCGCCAGTTCGCGGGTACTCGGCTATTTTCTCACCTGGATGCAGGAGAAACGGCATCCGGTGTTCGTCGCCGCCACCGCCAACGCCATCGAGATGCTGCCCGCGGAAATTTTGCGCAAGGGCCGCTTTGATGAAATCTTTTACGTCGCGCTGCCGAGCCTGGCGGAGCGCGAGGAAATTTTCCGCATTCACCTCGGCAAGCGCGCCCTTGATCCGGCAGGCTTCGACTGCCGCATGCTCGCCCATTCGACCAAGGGCTTTTCCGGCGCCGAGATCGAGCAGGCGGTGGAGAGCGCCTCCTTTGAAGCCCTGGCCCAGGAGCGACCCCTGAGTCAGCGCGACCTCACCGAGGCGGTCAGCCGCACCGTGCCCCTCTCGGTCACCATGGCCGAGCAGATCAAGAAAATCGAGGCCTGGGCCTTCAAGCGCGCCGTGCCCGCGAGCGGCGCGCCGGAGCGCGAATAG
- a CDS encoding lipocalin family protein produces the protein MRNGLLVALLLSLLGCVRVPAGLEVVEEFEVEPYLGRWYEIARLDHSFERGLTRVTADYSLRDDGSIRVVNRGFDQAAGRWKEVEGRARLAGRPGEGRLKVSFFGPFYGAYNILALDHRDYGYALISGPTRNYLWILAREPVLDPRRLAELVDKARGWGFAVDRLIYVEH, from the coding sequence ATGCGAAACGGGCTGCTTGTTGCTTTGTTGCTCAGCTTGCTGGGTTGCGTGCGCGTGCCCGCCGGGCTGGAGGTGGTCGAGGAATTCGAGGTGGAACCCTACCTGGGGCGCTGGTATGAAATCGCGCGCCTCGATCATTCCTTCGAGCGCGGCCTGACGCGGGTCACCGCCGATTACAGCCTGCGCGACGACGGCTCCATTCGCGTCGTCAATCGCGGCTTTGACCAGGCCGCGGGGCGCTGGAAGGAAGTCGAGGGACGCGCCCGCCTTGCGGGTCGTCCCGGCGAGGGGCGCCTCAAGGTGTCATTTTTCGGTCCCTTTTATGGCGCCTACAATATTCTGGCCCTGGATCATCGTGACTACGGATACGCCCTGATCAGCGGACCCACGCGCAATTATCTGTGGATTCTCGCCCGCGAACCGGTTCTCGATCCGCGGCGGCTCGCCGAACTGGTCGATAAGGCCAGGGGTTGGGGCTTTGCCGTGGATCGCCTGATCTACGTCGAGCACTAA